A single window of Solenopsis invicta isolate M01_SB chromosome 3, UNIL_Sinv_3.0, whole genome shotgun sequence DNA harbors:
- the LOC120357335 gene encoding uncharacterized protein LOC120357335 gives MASDEISLRNIVKFNGTNFQPWKFQIKILFDYNNLSAIVEGSEMLPEKATGANAAARNAECMAWKKRDAKARLLIITACDEIQMEYLTRISIGTQWSRVALWRSTWRVCKIVPSGYAISEIDDDTIMAKIMSTLPSKYRAFKTTWANVPESAQTISNLLDKLLQKEKNVLKEEQISEGLTAVLVNPAKGTKDNAENKGGNKGKQFKKAKKKGNARCFRCSEKGHFAWKCPTKPKKKPAENGGASGSASSGSGAACAFAFPAMFDHENMASEDTWFLGSCASLHSTFRRENLLSAGRLTDKNICVTLTERKAELMHNGVKVAEARRMLQCNSDLKTLHERLGHVNVGTIERMVKHKLLPSVNLKEVKSFFCEPCQMGKMHRKSYKSTEDGRDTKPAAVRNCFGRSIKVLRTDRGREYVNNEMKRYLEEKGIEYEVTAPFTPEQNGKVERDNRTIVECARTLLHAKNLSKIMWAEATAYAVYILNRIANRKDKDVSPYEMWTGKAPDLSKLKTFGSDAYIHVPGLFRKKFDSQAQKGIFVGFQGESGNARVYLPITRTIKESKDVTIHEKDVLVSDKEAAEVQVKIPIKEDVGPMMEQEVQGATMLKELPMIEDEQAKKAHKLLIEEAASESVRRSQRERRAPVRYEACWAAIEEPRTFVEAMTRPDSEKWERAVEEELHAHEENGTWKIVKDVGQKTITSKWVFKVQDLKDGRRYKARLVARGFMQTSGIDYNETFSPVVRYDSLRVLLAMVAQHDLELVQFDVKTAFLNGRLKENIYMKIPDGLKVEDDKKDCVLKLKKIALRAEASVEMLERDVQQIPV, from the exons ATGGCTAGTGATGAGATTTCGCTACGTAACATCGTGAAGTTCAACGGTACGAATTTCCAACCGTGGaaattccaaataaaaatattgttcgattacaataatttatcgGCTATTGTCGAGGGAAGTGAGATGCTTCCTGAAAAAGCTACAGGCGCGAATGCGGCGGCGAGAAATGCCGAGTGCATGGCCTGGAAGAAGAGGGACGCAAAGGCGCGCTTGCTCATAATTACGGCGTGTGACGAGATACAAATGGAGTATCTTACA AGGATTTCCATCGGTACGCAATGGAGCCGAGTTGCACTATGGCGCAGCACGTGGCGCGTGTGCAAAATTGTGCCTTCCGGCTACGCGATATCGGAGATCGACGACGACACGATCATGGCCAAAATTATGTCGACGCTGCCGTCGAAATATCGTGCTTTTAAGACCACATGGGCCAATGTTCCGGAGAGTGCGCAGACCATCTCAAATTTGCTTGATAAATTactacaaaaagaaaagaatgtaCTCAAGGAGGAACAAATCAGTGAAGGGCTCACTGCTGTGTTGGTCAATCCAGCGAAAGGCACGAAGGACAACGCGGAAAATAAAGGCGGGAATAAGGGCAAGCAATTCAAGAAAGCCAAGAAGAAAGGAAATGCTAGATGTTTCCGATGCTCTGAAAAGGGACATTTTGCATGGAAATGTCCGACGAAACCGAAGAAGAAGCCTGCTGAAAATGGCGGTGCTTCCGGTAGTGCATCGAGTGGCTCTGGTGCAGCGTGCGCGTTCGCGTTCCCGGCCATGTTTGATCATGAGAATATGGCGTCGGAAGACACGTGGTTTTTGGGCAGTTGTGCATCACTACATTCCACGTTTCGTCGAGA GAACCTTTTGTCTGCGGGACGCTTAACGGACAAAAACATATGTGTGACTCTCACGGAAAGGAAAGCGGAACTAATGCACAATGGCGTTAAGGTAGCTGAGG CGAGGCGAATGTTGCAGTgtaattcagatttaaagacGTTACACGAGAGACTCGGGCATGTGAACGTTGGGACTATTGAGAGGATGGTCAAACACAAATTATTGCCGTCGGTCAATCTCAAGGAGGTAAAGTCATTCTTTTGTGAACCATGTCAAATGGGAAAGATGCATCGAAAATCATACAAATCGACTGAGGATGGACGTGATACTAAACCAG cTGCGGTGCGAAATTGCTTCGGAAGATCTATTAAAGTACTTCGAACGGACCGAGGTCGCGAATACGTCAACAATGAAATGAAAAGATACTTGGAGGAGAAAGGTATTGAGTATGAAGTGACAGCACCGTTTACTCCTGAGCAAAATGGCAAGGTGGAGCGTGATAATCGGACGATTGTCGAGTGCGCGCGTACTCTTCTCCACGCGAAAAATCTATCAAAGATCATGTGGGCAGAAGCAACAGCTTATGCAGTATATATTCTCAATCGTATTGCTAATCGGAAGGACAAAGATGTGTCACCTTACGAGATGTGGACTGGAAAGGCACCAGATTTATCGAAATTGAAAACGTTCGGTTCCGATGCATATATACATGTTCCAGGTTTATTCCGTAAGAAATTTGACTCACAAGCTCAAAAGGGGATCTTTGTAGGTTTTCAAGGCGAATCAGGGAACGCAAGAGTGTATCTGCCAATAACGAGAACTATCAAGGAGTCGAAAGACGTGACGATACACGAGAAAGATGTTCTAGTGAGCGACAAGGAGGCGGCGGAAGTACAAGTAAAAATTCCGATTAAAGAGGATGTTGGTCCTATGATGGAACAAGAAGTTCAAGGAGCAACTATGCTAAAAGAGCTTCCGATGATTGAAGACGAACAGGCTAAGAAGGCGCATAAGCTCTTGATTGAGGAAGCAGCGAGTGAAAGTGTACGGCGTTCGCAACGGGAACGCAGAGCACCGGTTCGCTATGAGGCGTGTTGGGCAGCGATTGAGGAGCCGAGAACATTCGTCGAAGCTATGACGAGGCCAGACAGTGAGAAATGGGAGAGAGCAGTAGAAGAAGAACTACATGCACATGAAGAAAATGGTACGTGGAAAATCGTGAAAGATGTTGGGCAGAAGACGATAACATCCAAATGGGTTTTCAAGGTCCAAGATTTAAAGGACGGCCGGCGTTACAAGGCTCGTCTTGTCGCACGAGGTTTTATGCAGACATCGGGAATAGATTACAATGAGACGTTTTCACCGGTGGTACGTTACGACTCGTTGCGGGTGTTGCTGGCGATGGTGGCACAGCACGATCTTGAATTAGTACAATTCGATGTCAAAACGGCCTTTTTGAATGGAAGGTTGAAGGAGAATATTTACATGAAGATTCCAGATGGTCTTAAAGTCGAGGACGACAAGAAGGACTGCGtcctgaaattgaaaaaaatcgctCTACGGGCTGAAGCAAGCGTCGAGATGCTGGAACGAGACGTTCAACAAATTCCTGTGTAA